The window TATTCTTTTGCGATGTTGACAATATCCTCATACGGTATACCGTCAATCGTTTCATCGCCAATAGCACAAGAGAACAACACAGATTCATTTACCTGTTGTGCTCTTAAAAAAGCATAAATATTGACCGATACATCTGCTTTCGATAAATCTTTACCATGTAAACCACCACCTGTTATTGAATCTGCCATATCACTGCCTAGCTTACGGTTAGTAGCACCAGTGTCTACATCCGTACCACCAGTCCAATCACCTAACGGATTGATGATGGCATTTGGAAATTGACTTTGTAAAAACTGCGTATAGGCATTACTTTGACAGATGATTAGTTTCTCTTTGTCTAAAATATACTTGCCGTGAAATGGGTATTGTCTATAAATGTTTCGTGCAATATCTGATAGTCGTCTCTGTTCATCTGTGAGTGGAACACCTTTAAAGATACCATTATCACCACATCGCATTTTCTCTTTTTGATTATTTGCCAAATGTTCATCTTGTTTTTCAATTGTGATATCACACGATATCTTACCAGCAATGCGTTCAATAATTGGGATAATCTCTTTTTTCTTTAGAGTGACTGTGGTTTCAATAATGACATGACACTTACCATGTCCAATCAATACCTCAATTGCAATCTTTGGTTCATCTTCCTTTGTATAGGCTAAGTCCACAATTGCCCCTGCAATGCGATCAGCAATCTTGTCTGGGTGTTGTGGGTTTACTTTTTCAATCATATTTATAATCCTTTCCTAGAACGTAGTAAACGCTCCATCATATCATTTTGAGGTGTAATATCATCAAATTCTGTAGAACAGTTTTCTTTAACAATTTGAAAGATTTCAT of the Gemella sp. zg-570 genome contains:
- a CDS encoding S-adenosylmethionine synthetase N-terminal domain-containing protein; the encoded protein is MIEKVNPQHPDKIADRIAGAIVDLAYTKEDEPKIAIEVLIGHGKCHVIIETTVTLKKKEIIPIIERIAGKISCDITIEKQDEHLANNQKEKMRCGDNGIFKGVPLTDEQRRLSDIARNIYRQYPFHGKYILDKEKLIICQSNAYTQFLQSQFPNAIINPLGDWTGGTDVDTGATNRKLGSDMADSITGGGLHGKDLSKADVSVNIYAFLRAQQVNESVLFSCAIGDETIDGIPYEDIVNIAKEYVDSVGGFEKLAEWGLF